One Dunckerocampus dactyliophorus isolate RoL2022-P2 chromosome 6, RoL_Ddac_1.1, whole genome shotgun sequence genomic window, TGACATCGTCCCCAACAGCCCACTGTTCCCCGGAGACGTGGAGGAGGACGAGGGCAAGGAGAGAGACTCCGATAGAGACAGTGCTGTGGAGAGCACCCAAGGGTCTGACACTTCAGAGGGGCCAACCAGACTGGGGTACAAGGAAGACATCTTGGGGGATCTCTTCTTCCCCTCTGAGAAGTAAGTCACATCTGATGCCTTGTGTTTGCATATTGAGATtaagttgttttgttgttttacataCATTGTGGCGCCATCAGGACAAGCGGCACGAGCAACTCCGTCACCTCAGACCTGTCAACACGTTCCTCAGCTTCTTTGAACGAAGAGCAGTTCGAGGACTACGGTGAAGTGGAGGAGCCCGACTACGCTCCCAGCAGCCCCTATCCAGAAGACGAGAGCCGTACCAACGGATACTCTGATCTTGGATCTTCTGTGCCTTCGAGGTAAGAAATTGCCACAGAGAAAATAcaaaacagaacagaacaggGACCGTATTctacatttccaacttttcagatatacatactgtatatgttcatAATGTTGTATTCTTGTTCTACATAATGTGGAAGTCCCATATCATGAGaatggtgtgtttttaagttatcCTTGCCTTCAATTTTACTCCATTCTTAAATCTTGTGAATGATCGAAATCATCACAGGATTACTAGGAGATCATTCATTGTCGTCTTCATCCTCtccctgggaactaaaaccactgaaGTAGTCTTCTTCCGCGCCAGAATTGAATAGCCTCATAATtgctttgtcacacactttgtcagtctctttctctcttttgttgttgctcTGGTTGTCACTTTCGTCTTGAAGCAAATTACCCTTTTAGCttgagctgtcctcttcatcatacagtagtccagccttttgaaacccgttggtgatagtggattttttgacacagtataaagaaagacacactataaaccttgcaatcctacctccactccATGTGCCCAGCATCACTCGTTAGCTCCAATGATCAGCTGTGAGacgcttttttttccattgaatATAATTGGATTTCTGCCACAatccaagcagtccaaacaaGAAAGgtgaggtgagctatttgtgttttatgtgactgccaacgtttacattgtactttatttacaaagcacatctccactcagtgtgctcatttgtcattaaatacaggtttcATATTTCAATAGAACtcataaaaatactaagaggtgaagcaaatattctttggtgaactactcaacatcagctggtgagctattGCTAGCATACAAGCTACCTTTTGGAGACCTCTGTGTTAGTGCCACtgtcttaaagctggacacactacgtggtAAATGGTAACTGGTCTtacacttgtatagcgcttttccacctccaaggcactcaaggctgctagcacatttacatactgatgatgcagcattaggaacaactgggggttcagtatcttgcccaaggacactttgacacaatCACGGGAGGATTGAACTCGCAGTATTGTAAGTGTtacaatgataacaagagagcaagagataacaagagagcaagattggtaagtgacactttaaaaaaattagctTTTAtgccatgaacgtgatagcaaCTTGTCGCTcacccgtgggacaaaaacgagctgccgccagagaggccgtgagagccaggcaaaatgtgtaaacaaaggtggcagaaagtggaatgagattgaaacgtgagcgatcacataCGCTGGCCTAGCGAATGaactgtcgtcaattgactacataTTTTACGGACATTCTCACGATAATGAGGAGCAAAGGGAACATCAACACAAGACActtacttttatctggtcacacatacGCAAGTGCCAAgagggcagacaggcgattccggtgtatgtttatcaaaataaagtgcagtgaaacattaaaaaaataacacaggtGTGGCGGCTTGTATTTTGTATTGGGGGTGCGCCACTATCAATTACATCTAGCGGGAACcctgtataatgctttgcagccttgtcgctatggtggaataatagtgtttagaagacattatgtaaacaagacttgacttactctgttctgtagCAACTTTGACGGAGTGGTCATTCTTATTTGTTTTGTGTAGCGGCTGAAAAATcccttttcaaaatgtgtttatatcgTACTTTCAAGCCGAATCCCTCTTGTAAAGGTGTACCTTCGAagaagtcatcagtgaaatgatcactgcaaaggacagaCCTCGATGTGGGCTTTCATCTGTCTTGTTCTttgcacttgctttgtccattcttaaaccttcctcttttggaagagAAAACAAACGGACAGTATCACTTAGATACTGTGAACATCTATCAGCAATACAGccttttggcatgactactattttgataaaaaatagTAGAACCGAGTTGACAAACTACCtcaagaagcgtttgtttagTCTGCTTTCGCTGAGAGGCGttaccccgatgacgtcacttcaaGAATGAGGCTGACCTGCGAGAGCTAGTTTGTCATGGGTGGTGCGATGaattataaatgtaatttttgagaatttacctttgctttcaaaaatcgaacaatgtagaacataattacaaaaaatatatacaagtaacatatttaagcaaagttgatgagtcATGTCTAGGACCCTTTAACATTAGTCAGATCAAAGCACGATTGAGGCATAAGACTTTTACAATGTGATGTTAGTGGCCACTTCACTTGTCCAATTCACTGCTTCCTCAAAATGCACTctaactgtagttcttttagccataaatttgccacatcactgtataagtCGCTGgtttcaaagcatgagaaaaaaatagtattcACTGGACATTACGGTACCTGAGGCTTGTGAACACAGCACAGTTGTATGCCGGATTCTCCAATATTCATCCAATTATATCCAGTATTCACTTCGTCTTTACTGTTTGCTGATAACTGCATGCAACCGCTTGAGGGGGGCATGTCTTAATGCAACGCTGAGCAGTGATTTCCACTCTGTGTGAGTCATGCTCCTTAAACTCCAGTGTCATTACCTGACTCATAGCTTAAGAGCTTTTGCCCTCTGGGAACACATTAATATTCACCAGTGGCTTTGCTTAATGCGATCAAGACTCTTGACCGATAAAGTGGaaaactttttgtgtgtttcttccCTGCATACCAAGCAGACAAAACTGAAAGTGAGCTGGTAAAGAGATTTATACTCCAAATGAGGCCGGGGATTTAGGAGAAGACTTACATGGCACATTTGAAGGGGGTAGGGGTGCCCGGGAAGGAATTTTAAATAAGTGCAGTTTAGTGCAAAGTAGGTTAAAGGCACAGTCATGAACAAGGGAAAAACAAAGGCTGGAGAAATGGTAGTGTTTGGAAAAACATTGGGACCAAGAGCAAAATCTCGTATGATAAGTCCAGCTTCTGCTTTTCTTCAACCTTGCCAATAAATAAACTGTTTTAGACTGATTGAAACAAACCGGCAGTTCAAGATAGACACACATACAGCTGTGCTTCTCTGTTGCAACAGCCTCTGCTTCTCAGAAGaagaacaaggaaaaaaatagtCTTGCAGGTTTGCATTGCATGGTTGGCATGAAGCAAGGCATTACAGCCTAACAAGACTAACTGTCAATGACTTCAGTCAGAGACATCATCAACACCAAGCAAATATAAGCTGGGTGAAAGAACATGGCATGAATTAAAGGGTGTGTTAGTGGTGTCAGAGAGCTTTTTGTTCACGTGTAGTGTCACATGGACAGGGTTAGATCTTCGCAGCATTTTGAACTTTTACACCCCTAGTGGCTCCTGGTGagattctgtgtgtgtgtgtctacagtGCGGGCCAGACTCCACGTAAAGTGCAACAACATTACCCTGCAGAGATGATGGATGTCTACTGTTGTCAGTGCAGCAAAAAGGTCAACCTGCTCACTGACCTGGAGGCTCGTCTCAAAAACCTCAAGGCTAACAGGTAGAAACCATACAACCAAATAAAACCTCACACTGTATTATTTCACATCGTTCTAGTGTAGCTTCATTAACtcttaagcctaggtcacaacggGTCGTACGGGCTTCTACAGCTGGTTTGCTTTGCAAAAAAAGGCAAGCAACACAGGCGCGTGATGTGCTGATTTTTGAGCtgtagactggccgcagaccTGTCACAGAGgttttttgtcatgtcaaacaaccTCTACCAACCTCCTACATATGTCGTGCGCCACACGTCCACCCCACATATGTAATTAGTGCAGCCAatgcacgttcagatattttgtacgTCCTCCATTCTCGTCAAGCTCTtgctccttcatggtcaccacaactacgttaaaacataaaaacacagccatTTGGGGAATGCCAAAAATCACACGGTCAAAAAAATCGTATGTCCGGTTGTGACCAAGGCTTTACATTGGTGCTGAAGCTAATGACTATTTTTACAGCCGACTAGTCACCAACTATTAAAGCGATTAAGCCACTGTTGCTCATATTTAGCTCTCAGTAATTAATATTGATCATGTCTTTTTGGCTTGTGCTAATAATAGACATGTTCCTTCATTCAAAAAGGGACGTACATATGATGCATGCTCTGGTCAAGTTGCAACTACTGTACATGAGGCTCCATGTCACTCATGGTTTAACTAGGGGTGCttcaatcagggttttatgctgccgttTTCGATACCGATCacccatgagtgagatcggccgatactgatcatatGGGTTGACTGtaattttttctatttatttatgatgagtgctattggcctgGGGCACCTTTATAggggggaaagttaggacaattccagtCAGGGGcctgacagattttttttgcttttcatggggcccagaaatCCAGAGTTAGATGACCGGCGACGACATTAACTGCTAACTTAATTGTCGAGTAATTTTGCCgtggattaattgttgcagccctAGCTCATTAAATATAAGGTGTACCTTGAAAATTCGCtgctaatttaattttattattatattattttagatattttattttattaaaattataaatattttttaaatagattttttttctttttaacttgCCAGCTTCCTTCACCGCCACACAAGGTGGTGACAGTTTACAAGAAAGGCAATCATGGTCAattgaataaagtaatatttggtgtaaaatgaaacttttatatatttaaaaaaaaaaaccctgcaggtTTCAAACCATGCCTGTGGTAAGATCATTGGAACACGCTAACTTGCACACCTCCAAATATAAGCGCTAAGTGATTGTTACATAAGGTTTCACTCCCAGACTTACCTCATCAAACATCGCTGTACGGAAGCTATTAATGGAAACACAATCCAGAGTCACCCTTAATAGCCGTACATTCCACCTGCGTGCATAAATGTCTGCGCATCTTGAATTCAGAGTGGGACTCCAAGTTGATTCAACAGAAATTGTCTTAAAACTGCAGTAATCCAACTTAATTCACCGCACACTGATCTTTTCTAAATAATAAACTAGGCATGGACAGAAAGAGTTAGAACAAGATGAGATGGCAAACAAgatgaaaataaattaattggaACTGGAACAGGAGAAATGTCTTAATACATGTTCAGTggaaaaattcaaataaatgtgCAACAAGCTCTTGCAGTAGTTACCtatattgtatgtactgtaagccTCTTCATCATCTGCActtaatgtaattaatgtcTTAGTGAAGCATGCATATATTTAGTAGACTGCACCTGGATATTTGAAAGCTGGGATCAAATGAGGAAGTTTATCTTTTTTATACTACATAATCAAACTTGCAGCATTTAAAACAGCATTTCAAGTAAAGGCCAGCAGTGCATTGTTTACCCATGAGACATTTCCATGACAATTCACTGATAAAACCcacaaatatgcttttttattgTGCAGCCCTAACAGGAAAATCTCCAGCACAGCATTTGGAAGGTAAGAAACTCTTCAAGTCTTTTTGTCTTTCTATCTTTGTGGAAACCAATGTTTGAATGCACTTTTGGACATGGggaactgtgaactgtactgtgtgatgtactcaggtgtagtttgtatgcatgttcaaaatgaattcaaccattgccattaccattaccactgAGGACACAGACAGTTGTGGTCagcaatatatacagtatgtagctaTCTAAAGTAAGGAAAATATGAGAACCATTAAAGCAACACACTCTCTAAGACAGTACTTCTTGAATAGTTGGGCACATCCCCCTGGGGTGAAGTGTCAAAGAAAGGCAGGGGGTTCAGTATCAGTGTCTTCGTGCATGCCTGCATGCATGCACCGTGTTCATGCTTGAACGATCCACAAGCCTCCACTAAGTGGCAGCAGTGCTCATACTGATCACTGGGCTGCCTGCTCAACCCTGTAGAAGTACACGGGAACACGTGTGCAGAGCTgactagtgatggaaatttcagcTCTTATAAGGGAGCttgttcttttggctcggctccttaaaaaagagccggctctttcggctccctcagattttttttgttgcttaaattgattAATCgccaaaataagtgtaaaatgaatttctaaTGCAAAAATCGAATTatgtaaaatgtttattatttatatggctGTATTTACAAGGTCAACATGGAACAGGTTGTTccaaaaaactaaacttattaaacacaaaaacaacaacccatCTCAATTAGGCAAAAAGGTCCAATATTATTGTGTGTATTTGGAAATTTCCCGTTATCTACAGTGAAACAACATAACATCAAATAAACATTATACAACCAAATCTCAAATAAAAAGtgcaaactaaaataaaaaggaTCGTACAGGTAACAGTTTTTGCGCGTCTTTTGTGAAGATTGGCATTCAGAAACACTTGCCTCAGCTGCTCATGATCCTCACTTTTCCAGCTTGCTTTTGTGTGTAGCCCCTCCCTCTCCTCTCTGCGTAGTGTCAACGCATAGGgcaccacacattttgaccactcACATGcagctttaacagaaaaaaagcagggggaaaaaaaccttcCCGTCGTTCACTTCAAAAAGCTGGCTCTAAGAGCCGTTTCGTTCGTGACTGTCGCGTCACTAGAGCTGAGGATGAGCGGTGGAGAAGGTTCTGacagaaatggaaagaaaaaggaaggCGACATCAGAGGCGAGGAAGTCAAGTAACAGTAACCGCAATAAAACGATTAGTAAATTTATTATCTTAGCTCTTTTTATTCATCTATTTTGATAATCAGGTGATTGTATGcagaatgctggtgccagcaactcgtACAGTGgcttgtacagataaataaatatcaggTTGTCCATAGTATTTCTTTTCGGGgggtgtgaaaaaaatgattggtGGGTAGTGGGGGATGACGGAAAGCGGTTGAGAAGCCTGCTCATAAGCCCATCACACTGAAGTCAATTTGTAGCATTTTCACATTACCCAAGCCTTTatagccctgcgattggctggcgaccagtccagggtgtaccccacctgtcgatcgaagtcagctgggataggctccagcatacccccgcgaccctaatgaggagaatcagcatagaaaatggatggatggatggatggatggatggaagcctttATAAGCATTGTTTTGGGGTTTAAGTAAGGGTTGTGGCtaaacattaacattaaaagCATCTGACATGACCTCAAAAATAATGAAGCAAAGAAAGTTTGCTTGCAATTTGTTTACATAGCCACATGTGCAATCATATACAGCATTAGTGTTCACTGCTTTCTTATCCCTGCTCTGCCCTATGCACCATTGCACTTAAGCCTCCAGTTAATTGCTAACTGCTCATTCCAATAAAACCATCGAGCCATCTATGAGAACACATGCTGTAACAACGTTGCGCTTGGCTGCACGGTCTGTTGGGCTGAACTGGGTGCAATGTTTTGTATctcccccacaccccacactcCCACAACCATGGCAACTGAATTATAGTGACAGAATGAAAATGGCCTGTCGGAGCTGATCTATGTATTCAATATAAAGCTTGACGCCCGCActgtcctctctctctctctctctctctctgtctgctTTGGTTCCTTCTTCCCCTTTTATAGCCCTCGTTATCCGTTTCTCCTTTTAGTTTCCTCTTTCTCCTCCCCTCTTGATATTGAAAATGTGAGGCGGCTGCAGTCCAAATGTCACATTCAGATTTAAAAACACCGTCTTTAGGGGGCTGCTATAGCAAagtgtgtgccttttattttaATTCTGTTTGCACCATTTTCTCTGTTGACACCGGCCTAGGGCGTTGTCCTCGATCATCCGCCCTTCCTTAGAAAGAGACTTTTGCAGCCCTGCACTTTTTGTTCTCGTCACACTCTTGCACACACACTAAAGTAGATATATTATGTCTCACTGTTTTGAGCAGGCAGTTGCTCCACAACAGCAACTTGAGTAGCAGCAATGGCAGCACGGAGGACCTTTTCCGAGATAGCATCGACTCCTGTGACATCGACATCAATGAGaaggtatactgtatgtacatgtgtGTTTAAAGTAGCAGTAAATTGCAaagtaaagttgtatttttttttacacttgtgctcCTTCTTATAGTGTGAGGTGTCATTTACtttttatcaaaaaaataaataaataaattgcacacaaaaaaacaaagcagtaTGTGGCAAGCATGAGTCTAAAGAAGCCAAACCCAGTGAATTTATGCGCTAACTGATGAATAACCTTTACAGTAAACATAATCAGTAGTCATTTTAGAGTGCACTGACGTTTGTACAGTACAAGAATTGCAACATCTCTTAACAGGAGTGTTAGCAATTACTCAAGCACTAACACATCATATTCGGGCTGATCCACTGATATGATTTGTCTAAATGttatgcagttgtttaaaataaatgaataaattactctGATGTCCTATACCTGTCTTAtattttatgagctatgctatgaATTGAaatacagtcggccctcgtttaacacggtgaattggttccagccccaaTTGCGGTAagtgaattgaatatttttgtagttaaggcatagaaaacctgtttctaactttctaaatacaatttttaccattattagagccctgtagacatgaaataacacccatacagccatctttgcactcctattattcattgtttacaatacattgctcaactgtaatgcacaggctatggaatcactgcagggacacaataGGGGGCTGCCGCTTTAagcattagcatgctaccaagctaactagttagcctccagtttatttattctaaacttaagaaaggtttTCAACGGAGcggggaagaagaagaagcccaAAATTACCACTGCCACACAGAaggggaggagaacttttttcactatgtcatgttgcCATGCCATGGCATGCATGCactgtgaaggtaatctaatttTCCATTAAtgtgacattactgatgcctagtaaCCACAATAGTACATGCAACTTCTCTTTCAATATATTTGACTAATAagagtccatagtcaaccacgaaacagcggtcatttattaattttggaaaaaccatgaCGAGGCACACTACTTTTTACAATTTACCCGACACCATAGGTGTATTTGCAAATAAGTATTAAGTATTATGCAATAAGTATTTgtcacatgggtgcaatgaaaatgctgtgttagcttggaaaaataaacaatcccatactcaaaatgttataataaaagtaagcgtgcaacatttcagactaAGCATAGTGTTTTCGACACGCCACGTAGGTAACAAAGGtgcaattttttaaagttaACAAGATACAAAGCAAAGAAGTTATCATACTCACCTCTGTTGATCTGGCTGGTCAAATTTTGCCCTCTTCTTGTAAAACCCAAAGATGTTacaaactttattatttttttgctgatgtgttaaaAATATTTCGTGGTGACGAGCAGCCCgcctgctactatttacatccattctcgtcttcagtcatggcaaGCAATGGAGCATACGAGACAATCTTTTCTCCGGCAGTCCAGGCTGTCGTGTTGTTTAAAAGACACTCTGTTGACCAATTGCTTCTATTAgccacatcactgtataagccgcagggttcaaagcatggaaaaaaaaagtagcagcttatacaccagaaattacagtatatgtttcaGGGCTGCCATGTCGCTATTCTCCTTAAGATATGTTATTTTAAAGAGAAAATGCTCCATATTGCTGTTTTAAGCAGTGTGCATGAATAGTTGTTTCGAATCATAGTTACTTAAGCCTTGTACACTGTATTTTTGTATAGCTGTTCATGAAACATGACACCTAACACTCACTACTCCTGTCATGTTGTGTTTAAAGCAATTATCGCTGTCCAGCAAATTTTATGTGTCACACCAAATGGTGCTGGTCTATTTGATTTAATTATCAACTCCGGGTAGTCCTTGCTTTGCATACGGATTTCGTTCCTAGAATGTGATGTAAGtcaagttttagtgtaagtcagaTCCTAAATTATATATCAAGCTTCCATGATGTTGTAATTTATTAGAACATAAAttagaagcaccaaaccacatactGTAGCAGTAATATTCACGGCCATTTTTAACTAACATTGTGAAGATTGTTGACAATGTTAATCAAGCTCTTTCTCTTGGCCAGGTAACTTCCTTGGAGAAGAAGGTTGCAGAACTGGAGAATGAAATTTCAATGAACGATGATCTGAAGTCTAAGCTGAAGCAGGACAACACTCATCTAGTACACCGGTATTGTctgaaaaaaatgatgtttcACAAGCTGgcattgtgacatttttcaatagcagtaatataatataatataatataatatcagGGTTAATGAACTTGAGGAACAGCTGAAAGACCAGGAGACACGGGAGAACCAAAATCTACAGGGGGAGCTGAGGCGACATCGAGAGACCTTCAGCAAGATGGAGAGAGACAAAACCACACAGATTGAGCTGCTCAACAACCGGTAAGAACTAATATGACATGTTTGATATGTGATGTGACATGTATGATATGAAGAAGGTGATTGTGTGCGGAAAGCACAGCTGAACACTGTCCCGGCTTTCATACAATATTGTCTGTGAGGTCAAGGgcccaaaaaaagcacattgTGTTGCTGATTCACTGttcgtgcattttttattgagtgcgactgctaaataacccgccttGGGGCCAAAAAacgttgtgagtgccagcaatttgataaagcagatgagaaacactattgaataaaAGAATatacgggaagtccgcatcaacaataacttccatccatttgtcatttataattcttttgcattgtttttgcatgtaaaattataattaatgTCTCTAAAATGGATTTtcgtttatttttttgtgtctggaacagattaattggatttacattatttcctttggaaaattttttttgtacatttcagttttcgtctgaccttttggaacgaattaatgttGAAAACTAAAGTACCACTGTTACACAGTCAGCAGAAGACTGAAGTTACTGACATGATAGTTTGATATAAAGTTATAAACCAAACCTAaaagctcctgtaaatagttgcagtgtgaaatataacaaaaaaaaactattggAAGCAGGCTAAATTACAAAAGAACCTGACACTGTCAATAACTGATGACCGTGTATGTTTCATGCTTTTAGAGTTAAGCAGCTGGAGGATGAGAAAAATGAGATGCATATTAACATGAGCAGACTGAAGACACAGACAGAGAAACTGGATGAGGTGAGTCTCTGCTTGGATACTGTAGCTTgagatggctttttttccacGTGTCTTAGTCTAATGTGATATCGCtgtaaaagcacaaaacaaatgtgtttc contains:
- the rab11fip4b gene encoding rab11 family-interacting protein 4B encodes the protein MTSVDEGLSGSKRGAADRGPPSLGSEGSEEERLPPIIMCTRAHPDIVPNSPLFPGDVEEDEGKERDSDRDSAVESTQGSDTSEGPTRLGYKEDILGDLFFPSEKTSGTSNSVTSDLSTRSSASLNEEQFEDYGEVEEPDYAPSSPYPEDESRTNGYSDLGSSVPSSAGQTPRKVQQHYPAEMMDVYCCQCSKKVNLLTDLEARLKNLKANSPNRKISSTAFGRQLLHNSNLSSSNGSTEDLFRDSIDSCDIDINEKVTSLEKKVAELENEISMNDDLKSKLKQDNTHLVHRVNELEEQLKDQETRENQNLQGELRRHRETFSKMERDKTTQIELLNNRVKQLEDEKNEMHINMSRLKTQTEKLDEEKQRMTDKLEDTSLRLKDEMDLYRKMMDKLRQNRQQFQEEKQAMQELMEDLRRELEHLQLFKLEAEKPGRGRSSSSGLADYNNRTREVELEYEVKRLKQENQRLKDQNDDLNGQILSLSLYEAKNLFATQTKAQSLAAEIDHASRDQLMEALKEQEEINMRLRQYMDKIILSILDHNPSILEIKA